One window of the Eucalyptus grandis isolate ANBG69807.140 chromosome 6, ASM1654582v1, whole genome shotgun sequence genome contains the following:
- the LOC104447798 gene encoding LOW QUALITY PROTEIN: uncharacterized protein LOC104447798 (The sequence of the model RefSeq protein was modified relative to this genomic sequence to represent the inferred CDS: inserted 1 base in 1 codon), with translation MLLLSQTPAGALSSKSSCCCCCSSASSIAFAAARPPLFSHRMPNFSSRARPSRPPPSRLALAKADDALDTASAATRRPPSSPPFDGGDTVFVGQESVPLEGVIXFEKPSSASRLKKWGRVALLAGGDVVALLLFAAIGRFSHGFPVFDLETLRTADPFIAGWFLGAYFLGGYAEDGRGENGLSKAVLSTSKSWAFGIPLGIAIRAVLSSHIPPYNFILVTMGSTAVLLIGWRTLLCSVLPNEESKKSDVYRRGSPFELFELLTSLVRRW, from the exons ATGCTGCTGCTGAGCCAAACTCCGGCCGGGGCTCTCTCCTCCAAGagcagctgctgctgctgctgctcctccgcctcctccatcGCCTTCGCCGCCGCTCGCCCTCCCCTCTTCTCCCACCGCATGCCCAACTTCTCCTCCCGGGCCCGCCCCTCGCGGCCGCCCCCCTccaggctcgccctcgccaaagCCGACGACGCCCTCGACACCGCCTCCGCCGCCACCCGCCGTCCCCCTTCTTCTCCCCCGTTCGACGGCGGCGACACCGTCTTCGTGGGCCAGGAGAGCGTTCCCCTCGAGGGCGTCA CATTCGAGAAGCCGAGCTCCGCCTCCCGTTTGAAGAAATGGGG GCGGGTCGCGTTGCTGGCTGGTGGGGATGTCGTGGCTTTGCTTCTGTTCGCTGCAATTGGTAGATTCAGTCACGGGTTCCCGGTTTTCGACCTCGAGACTCTGCGTACCGCTGACCCTTTTATCGCCG GCTGGTTTTTGGGTGCTTACTTCCTCGGGGGCTATGCTGAGGATGGTCGTGGTGAGAATGGTCTATCCAAGGCAGTGCTCTCTACTTCCAAATCGTGGGCTTTTGGAATTCCA CTTGGAATAGCTATAAGGGCTGTGTTATCAAGCCACATCCCTCCTTACAATTTTATCTTAGTTACAATGGGAAGCACTGCTGTTTTGCTTATTGGCTGGAGGACACTGTTATGTAGTGTTCTCCCAAATGAGGAGAGCAAGAAGAGCGATGTCTATAGACGTGGAAGCCCATTTGAACTGTTTGAG CTGCTTACATCATTAGTGCGAaggtggtga
- the LOC104447800 gene encoding AP2-like ethylene-responsive transcription factor AIL1 translates to MDVPSSQPHHHHPYCHQTQFPSVTTDAGSVPLSLSYEVGEVSNAGFFHSPLCVMPVKSDGSLCLMEDLTRSQTQGMMPSSAPKLEDFLGVHYSGRQDGEAQLGYSELVYRASMEEETNGMSRLGNVVSVDDCTVSGSVSVHGKESGGFYSQIQSGCVALTAPRQFSPAINTESLARETRKRALEVDRKLPVPRKSIDTFGQRTSQYRGVTRHRWTGRYEAHLWDNSCKKEGQSRKGRQVYLGGYDTEEKAARAYDLAALKYWGPSTHINFSLENYRKELEEMKTMSRLEYIAHLRRRSSGFSRGASIYRGVTRHHQHGRWQARIGRVTGNKDLYLGTFTTQEEAAEAYDIAAIKFRGVNAVTNFDVSRYDVEKIMTSNTLLAGELVRRNKEAAPRYDMGYLTSGEAPQSIDGNGLGWKIVLHESPQGQPNDVAKSLDQKSIARSDQISSLSMALQHISDEGNRGRASFADPSSAVTGLGNSQDGAPDRTCSNTLLGKPVSVPEFTNAPPGCISSWLHSTRLISAPISGSRSPVFTALSEI, encoded by the exons ATGGACGTTCCTTCATCTCAACCCCATCATCATCACCCATATTGTCACCAAACCCAGTTTCCTTCCGTCACTACTGACGCTGGTTCTGTTCCTCTCAGCCTCTCATATGAGGTTGGAGAAGTTAGTAATGCTGGCTTCTTTCACTCTCCCTTGTGTGTAATGCCGGTCAAGTCAGATGGCTCTCTTTGTCTCATGGAAGATCTCACTAGGTCACAGACGCAag GGATGATGCCAAGTTCAGCACCAAAGCTAGAGGACTTTCTTGGAGTTCACTACAGTGGAAGACAAGATGGGGAAGCCCAGTTGGGATACTCTGAGCTAGTGTACAGAGCATCGATGGAGGAAGAAACAAATGGCATGTCTCGCTTGGGAAACGTCGTCAGTGTTGATGATTGTACAGTCTCTGGGAGTGTGAGTGTGCATGGAAAAGAATCTGGTGGTTTCTATTCACAGATTCAGTCCGGTTGTGTTGCCCTAACAGCTCCAAGGCAATTCTCACCAGCCATCAACACCGAGTCCTTGGCCAGAGAAACCAGGAAGAGAGCACTAGAAGTGGACAGAAAGCTGCCTGTGCCTAGGAAATCCATCGACACATTTGGCCAGAGGACATCTCAGTACAGAGGAGTTACAAG GCATAGGTGGACCGGTAGATATGAAGCTCATCTTTGGGACAACAGCTGCAAGAAGGAGGGACAGTCTAGGAAAGGAAGGCAAG TTTACTTAG GGGGTTATGATACGGAAGAGAAAGCCGCAAGAGCATATGATCTTGCCGCCCTCAAATACTGGGGACCTTCTACCCACATAAATTTCTCG TTGGAAAATTATCGGAAAGAACTCGAGGAGATGAAGACAATGAGCCGCCTTGAGTACATTGCCCACCTAAGGAG GAGAAGCAGTGGATTCTCAAGGGGAGCTTCGATTTACCGAGGAGTGACAAG ACACCACCAGCATGGAAGATGGCAAGCTCGAATCGGCAGAGTTACTGGAAACAAGGATCTTTATCTTGGGACATTCA CCACGCAAGAGGAAGCAGCTGAGGCATACGACATAGCAGCCATCAAGTTTCGCGGTGTGAATGCGGTCACCAATTTCGATGTGTCGAGGTACGATGTCGAGAAGATCATGACCAGCAATACCCTTCTTGCGGGAGAGCTCGTGAGGCGAAATAAAGAAGCTGCACCAAGATATGACATGGGCTATCTCACTAGTGGTGAAGCGCCTCAGAGCATCGACGGGAATGGCTTAGGCTGGAAGATTGTTCTACACGAGTCTCCTCAGGGACAACCGAATGATGTTGCTAAATCGCTAGATCAGAAATCGATTGCCAGGAGCGACCAAATTTCATCATTGTCAATGGCGCTGCAACACATTTCCGATGAGGGGAATAGAGGACGCGCTAGTTTTGCAGATCCATCCTCTGCTGTCACTGGTCTAGGCAACTCGCAAGATGGTGCCCCTGATAGAACGTGCTCGAATACGCTGCTTGGAAAGCCTGTATCAGTTCCTGAGTTTACTAATGCTCCTCCGGGTTGCATAAGTTCTTGGTTGCACTCAACCCGGCTCATTTCGGCTCCAATCTCCGGTTCTCGGTCACCAGTTTTTACTGCACTGAGTGAAATCTAG